In the Vitis vinifera cultivar Pinot Noir 40024 chromosome 2, ASM3070453v1 genome, one interval contains:
- the LOC100248364 gene encoding cation/H(+) antiporter 18, whose protein sequence is MSTNVTCPPPTKATSNGVFQGDNPIHFALPLLIVQICLVLVVTRCLAFLLKPLRQPRVIAEIVGGILLGPSALGRNKQYLHSIFPPKSLTVLDTLANLGLLFFLFLVGLELDLNSLRRTGKKALSIAVAGISLPFALGVGTSVVLRATISKGVDAGPFLVFMGVALSITAFPVLARILAELKLLTTDVGRMAMSAAAVNDVAAWILLALAIALSGTGRSPIVALWVFLCGFGFVLCCSLIAPRIFKWMAQRCPEGEPVDEMYVCATLAAVLAAGFVTDAIGIHALFGAFVMGILVPKEGPFAGALVEKVEDLVSGLLLPLYFVSSGLKTDVATIRGLQSWGLLVLVIFTACLGKIAGTVAVSLSWRMPVPEALALGFLMNSKGLVELIVLNIGKERKVLNDQTFAIMVLMALFTTFITTPLVIAVYKPAKRTSKADYNHRTIDRKNPNAELRILVCFQSSNSIPTIINLVEASRGTAKREGLCVYAMHLMELSERSSAILMVHKARKNGLPFWNKAVRSGSNQLIVAFEAFGQLSRVSIRPMTAISAMSNMHEDICTSAERKRAAIIILPFHKHQRFDGTLETSRSEFGVVNRKVLEHARCSVGILVDRDLGGTAQVSASNVSSIITVPFFGGCDDREALSYGARMAEHPGISLVAIRFLFHPDTLDEAITPDPHPNPNSNSSLDENFLAEFKNKTSHNSSVKLEERVVKNAAEAIEIIREYHRCTMFVVGRTPEGQLVAGLSPLIEFPELGPVGSLLTCGGIPTAASVLVVQQYQPRSFSNSDIS, encoded by the exons ATGTCAACAAATGTGACTTGCCCACCACCCACCAAGGCCACATCAAATGGGGTGTTCCAGGGGGATAATCCCATTCATTTCGCCCTCCCTCTACTTATTGTGCAGATATGCCTTGTGCTTGTGGTTACTCGCTGTCTTGCTTTTCTTCTGAAGCCACTGCGACAGCCTCGCGTGATTGCAGAGATTGTT GGAGGAATATTACTTGGTCCTTCAGCTCTGGGTCGCAACAAACAGTATCTGCATTCGATTTTTCCACCTAAAAGCCTCACAGTGTTGGATACTCTGGCAAACCTTGGTCTTCTCTTCTTTCTATTCCTTGTAGGCTTGGAGTTGGATCTCAACTCCCTCCGTCGCACTGGAAAGAAAGCTCTTAGCATTGCTGTTGCAGGAATCAGCCTTCCTTTTGCTTTAGGAGTTGGTACATCTGTTGTCCTCAGAGCAACCATCTCCAAGGGTGTAGATGCAGGTCCATTTCTTGTATTCATGGGGGTGGCCCTCTCTATCACTGCCTTCCCTGTTTTGGCCCGTATCCTTGCAGAGCTAAAGCTTTTAACCACTGATGTTGGCCGAATGGCCATGTCTGCTGCTGCTGTCAATGATGTGGCTGCATGGATTCTACTTGCTCTTGCCATTGCTCTCTCTGGTACTGGCCGTTCCCCCATAGTAGCATTATGGGTGTTTTTGTGTGGATTTGGTTTTGTCCTTTGCTGTTCACTCATTGCCCCACGAATATTCAAATGGATGGCTCAGCGTTGCCCTGAGGGTGAGCCGGTGGATGAGATGTATGTATGTGCTACTTTAGCTGCTGTTTTGGCAGCTGGGTTTGTTACTGATGCCATTGGGATTCATGCGCTCTTTGGTGCTTTTGTGATGGGAATTCTCGTCCCCAAAGAAGGTCCTTTCGCAGGTGCTCTTGTGGAAAAAGTTGAGGACCTTGTATCTGGCCTCCTCCTTCCGTTGTACTTTGTCTCAAGCGGATTGAAGACTGATGTGGCCACCATTAGGGGGCTTCAATCATGGGGTCTCCTTGTTTTGGTCATATTTACAGCCTGTTTGGGGAAGATTGCAGGAACCGTTGCTGTCTCCCTTAGTTGGAGAATGCCTGTTCCGGAGGCTCTAGCTCTGGGGTTCCTAATGAACAGCAAGGGCTTGGTGGAGCTCATCGTCCTCAACATTGGTAAAGAGAGAAAG GTATTGAATGATCAAACATTTGCCATCATGGTTCTCATGGCTCTCTTCACAACCTTTATCACAACACCTCTAGTTATAGCAGTATACAAGCCGGCTAAAAGGACAAGTAAAGCCGATTACAATCACAGAACAATTGATAGAAAGAACCCCAATGCTGAACTTCGAATATTGGTTTGTTTCCAGAGTTCAAACAGCATTCCTACAATTATCAATCTCGTTGAGGCTTCACGGGGAACCGCGAAGAGGGAAGGACTTTGTGTCTATGCAATGCACCTCATGGAGCTGTCAGAGAGGTCATCTGCAATACTGATGGTTCACAAGGCAAGAAAGAATGGGCTACCCTTTTGGAACAAGGCCGTGCGCTCTGGTTCCAACCAATTAATTGTGGCGTTTGAGGCTTTCGGGCAGCTCAGCAGAGTGTCTATCAGGCCAATGACAGCAATTTCAGCCATGTCCAACATGCACGAGGACATCTGCACAAGTGCTGAAAGGAAAAGGGCAGCGATCATCATCCTCCCATTCCATAAGCACCAGAGATTTGATGGAACATTGGAGACTAGCAGAAGTGAATTCGGGGTGGTCAACAGAAAGGTCCTCGAGCATGCTCGATGCTCAGTTGGGATCCTAGTAGACCGCGACCTCGGTGGAACGGCCCAAGTATCTGCAAGCAACGTCTCCTCCATCATCACAGTCCCATTCTTTGGCGGCTGCGACGACCGTGAAGCCCTCTCGTACGGTGCACGCATGGCTGAGCATCCCGGCATTAGTCTAGTGGCCATTCGCTTCCTATTTCACCCAGACACCCTGGATGAGGCCATCACGCCTGATCCACACCCCAACCCCAACTCCAACTCCTCATTGGACGAAAACTTCCTGGCTGAATTCAAGAACAAGACGTCACACAACAGCTCAGTCAAATTGGAAGAAAGAGTCGTAAAAAATGCTGCAGAAGCCATCGAAATCATCCGCGAATACCACCGGTGCACCATGTTTGTTGTGGGCCGAACGCCAGAGGGTCAACTCGTTGCTGGATTGAGTCCActgatcgagttcccggaactGGGGCCGGTGGGCAGTTTGCTGACTTGTGGTGGCATTCCCACAGCTGCATCAGTGCTTGTTGTGCAGCAATATCAACCCAGGTCGTTTTCAAACTCAGATATTTCCTAA
- the LOC100854951 gene encoding uncharacterized protein LOC100854951 — MKRCRFDVAIKPQSLSRSSGFRGASLSLSLTSMAASFRWILQLHKDVPRAARFYSEGLDFTINVCTLRWAELQSGPLKLALMQNQSDHDMQKGYSSLLSFTVTDINSTVTKLMALGAELDGPIKYEIHGKVAAMRCIDGHMLGLYEAA; from the exons ATGAAACGGTGTCGTTTTGATGTGGCCATAAAACCGCAGTCTCTCTCGCGGAGCTCTGGTTTCAGAGgcgcctctctctctctctctctcacttcaATGGCGGCTTCATTCAGATGGATTCTTCAACTTCACAAAGACGTGCCCAGAGCGGCTCGGTTCTACTCAGAAGGCCTGGACTTCACCATCAACGTCTGCACTCTTCGTTGGGCCGAGCTCCAATCTGGCCCTCTCAAACTCGCTCTCATGCAAAACCAGAG TGACCATGACATGCAGAAGGGATACTCGTCACTCCTATCATTCACAGTGACTGACATTAACAGTACAGTTACAAAATTAATGGCATTAGGAGCTGAACTGGATGGTCCCATCAAATATGAGATCCATGGAAAG GTTGCAGCCATGCGATGTATTGATGGTCACATGTTAGGCCTCTATGAAGCTGCATAA
- the LOC109121643 gene encoding F-box/kelch-repeat protein At3g61590 translates to MEGETSWIDYQFDDNRTQVLDLRVFDLYPELSDDDKSDNNLVSIDSILPDDLLERILALLPIASIFKAAAVSRKWCEIVHSRRFLCNASRVLVPKPWYFMFTGSDEPTGYAYDPMDRKWYSFQLPLIETSSWFIASSYGLVCFMDNDSRSELYVCNLITKDHRKLVEPPGQKFSDYSALAISVDSLSHSYTVAVVKSKQIPNNFVQWNLSIHCYSSETGMWVSPVMELMTGWRGGDDSVICDGVLYFLVHSTTLTGNQHALATFNLSSRPSNGLSIDSFIPVPCSLTCGRLMNMNGKLVMVGGIGKHDRPGIIKGIGIWALKGRDWEEVSRMPHRFFQGFGEFDDVFASSGFNSLVYIQSYGAPALLVFDMNLRQWKWSQKCPVTKRFPLQLFTGFCFEPRLEIAP, encoded by the coding sequence ATGGAAGGGGAAACATCCTGGATTGACTACCAATTCGATGATAATAGAACACAAGTGCTTGATTTGCGAGTGTTTGATTTGTACCCGGAGCTCAGTGATGATGATAAGAGTGATAACAATCTCGTTTCAATTGATTCAATCCTTCCTGATGATTTACTTGAACGAATTCTAGCGTTGCTGCCGATAGCTAGTATTTTCAAGGCAGCTGCTGTAAGTAGAAAATGGTGTGAGATAGTGCACTCTAGGAGATTCTTATGCAATGCTTCAAGGGTCTTGGTGCCGAAACCTTGGTACTTCATGTTCACCGGCTCTGATGAGCCCACTGGTTATGCTTATGACCCCATGGATCGGAAATGGTATAGCTTTCAACTCCCCCTTATTGAGACATCCAGCTGGTTTATTGCTTCATCATATGGTTTAGTTTGCTTCATGGACAATGACAGCAGGAGTGAGCTATATGTTTGCAACCTAATTACCAAAGACCACAGGAAACTTGTGGAGCCTCCAGGCCAAAAATTCTCTGATTATAGTGCTCTTGCAATATCGGTGGACAGTCTATCACACAGCTACACTGTTGCAGTTGTAAAATCTAAGCAAATCCCTAATAATTTTGTTCAGTGGAATCTTTCAATCCATTGTTATTCTTCAGAAACTGGGATGTGGGTATCTCCTGTTATGGAACTGATGACAGGCTGGAGAGGAGGAGATGACAGTGTGATTTGTGATGGGGTATTGTACTTCCTGGTTCACTCTACAACTTTGACCGGGAACCAACATGCTTTGGCCACTTTTAATCTTTCTAGCAGACCTTCCAATGGTTTGTCAATTGATAGTTTTATCCCAGTACCTTGCTCCCTCACCTGTGGCAGGCTGATGAACATGAATGGTAAGCTTGTAATGGTGGGAGGAATTGGGAAACACGATCGGCCAGGTATAATTAAGGGGATTGGCATCTGGGCTCTCAAGGGGAGGGACTGGGAGGAGGTTTCTCGCATGCCTCACAGGTTTTTTCAAGGATTTGGTGAATTTGATGATGTTTTTGCAAGCAGTGGCTTTAATAGTCTTGTATACATTCAGAGCTATGGAGCCCCTGCTCTGCTTGTGTTTGACATGAACTTGAGACAGTGGAAGTGGTCACAAAAATGTCCTGTGACAAAGAGATTCCCCCTTCAGCTTTTTACTGGTTTTTGCTTTGAACCTCGGCTTGAAATTGCTCCCTAA
- the LOC100253481 gene encoding cation/H(+) antiporter 18, with product MATDVTCPPPTKATSNGVFQGDNPVHFALPLAIVQICLVVVVTRCLAFLLKPLRQPRVIAEIVGGILLGPSALGRNKHYLHSIFPPKSLTVLDTLANLGLLFFLFIVGLELDLKSLHRAGKKALSIAVAGISLPFALGVGTSFVLRATISKGVDAGPFVVFMGVALSITAFPVLARILAELKLLTTDVGQMAMSAAAVNDVAAWILLALAIALSGTGRSPIISLWVFLCGFGFVLCCSLIAPRIFRWMAQRCPEGEPVDEMYICATLAAVLAAGFVTDAIGIHALFGSFVMGILVPKEGPFASALVEKVEDLVSGLLLPLYFVSSGLKTDVSTIRGLQSWSLLVLVIFTACLGKIAGTIAVSVCCRMPVREALALGFLMNSKGLVELIVLNIGKERKVLNDQTFAIMVLMALFTTFITTPLVISVYKPAKRPSKADYKHRTIDRKNPNGELRILVCFRSTNNIPTMINLIETSRGTGKREGLCVYAMHLMELSERSSVISMVHKARKNGLPFWNKGLPSGSNQVIVAFEAFGQLSSVSIRPMIAISAMSNIHEDICTSAERKRVAIIILPFHKHQRLDGTLETTRSEFSLVNRKVLEHAPCSVGILVDRGLGGTAQVSASNVSSIITVPFFGGCDDREALSYGARMAEHPGISLVAVRFLIHPDVQGEAPTPDSHDNPNFLLDENFLAEFKHNSSLNSAVKFEERVVKNAAEAMEIIREYHRCTMFVVGRMPEGHVVAGLSPKTEFPELGPVGSLLTSPGFPTVASVLVVQQYQPGSFPNSEIFSEE from the exons ATGGCAACAGATGTGACTTGTCCACCACCCACCAAGGCCACATCAAATGGGGTGTTCCAGGGGGATAATCCCGTTCATTTTGCCCTCCCTCTAGCTATTGTGCAGATATGCCTTGTAGTTGTGGTTACGCGCTGTCTTGCTTTTCTTTTGAAGCCACTGCGACAACCTCGTGTGATAGCAGAGATTGTT GGAGGAATATTACTTGGTCCATCAGCTCTGGGTCGCAACAAACACTATCTGCATTCCATTTTTCCACCAAAAAGCCTCACAGTGTTGGATACTCTGGCAAACCTTGGTCTTCTCTTCTTTCTATTCATTGTAGGCTTGGAGTTAGATCTCAAGTCCCTCCATCGCGCTGGAAAGAAAGCTCTTAGCATTGCTGTTGCAGGGATCAGCCTTCCTTTTGCTTTAGGAGTTGGTACATCTTTTGTCCTCAGAGCAACCATTTCCAAGGGTGTAGATGCAGGTCCATTTGTTGTATTCATGGGGGTGGCCCTCTCTATCACTGCCTTCCCTGTTTTGGCCCGTATTCTTGCAGAGCTCAAGCTTTTAACCACTGATGTTGGTCAAATGGCCATGTCTGCTGCTGCTGTCAATGATGTGGCTGCATGGATTCTACTTGCTCTTGCCATTGCTCTCTCTGGCACTGGTCGTTCCCCCATAATCTCATTATGGGTGTTCTTGTGTGGATTTGGTTTTGTCCTGTGCTGTTCACTCATTGCCCCACGAATCTTCAGATGGATGGCTCAGCGTTGCCCTGAGGGTGAGCCAGTGGACGAGATGTATATATGTGCTACTTTAGCTGCTGTTTTGGCAGCTGGGTTTGTTACTGATGCCATTGGGATTCATGCTCTTTTTGGTTCTTTTGTGATGGGAATTCTTGTGCCCAAAGAAGGTCCTTTTGCAAGTGCTCTTGTGGAAAAAGTTGAGGACCTTGTTTCTGGCCTCCTCCTTCCGTTGTACTTTGTCTCAAGTGGATTGAAGACTGATGTGTCCACCATTAGGGGGCTTCAATCATGGAGTCTCCTTGTTTTGGTCATATTTACAGCCTGTTTGGGGAAGATTGCAGGCACCATTGCTGTCTCCGTCTGTTGCAGAATGCCTGTTCGGGAGGCTCTTGCTCTGGGGTTCCTAATGAACAGCAAGGGCTTGGTGGAGCTCATTGTACTCAACATTGGCAAAGAGAGAAAG GTATTGAATGATCAAACATTTGCAATCATGGTTCTGATGGCTCTCTTCACAACCTTTATCACAACACCTCTAGTTATATCAGTATACAAGCCAGCTAAAAGGCCAAGTAAAGCAGATTACAAGCACAGGACAATTGATAGAAAGAACCCCAATGGTGAACTTCGAATCTTGGTCTGTTTCCGAAGTACAAACAACATTCCTACAATGATCAATCTCATTGAGACTTCACGTGGGACGGGGAAGAGGGAAGGACTTTgtgtttatgcaatgcacctcaTGGAGCTCTCAGAGAGGTCATCTGTAATATCGATGGTTCACAAGGCAAGAAAGAATGGGCTACCATTTTGGAACAAGGGACTGCCCTCAGGTTCCAACCAAGTAATTGTAGCGTTTGAGGCTTTCGGGCAGCTCAGCAGTGTGTCTATCAGACCAATGATAGCAATTTCAGCCATGTCCAACATCCACGAGGACATCTGCACAAGTGCTGAAAGGAAAAGGGTAGCAATCATCATCCTCCCATTCCATAAGCACCAGAGACTTGATGGAACATTGGAGACCACCAGAAGTGAATTCAGCTTGGTCAACAGAAAGGTCCTCGAGCACGCTCCATGCTCTGTTGGGATCCTAGTCGACCGCGGCCTCGGTGGTACCGCCCAAGTATCTGCAAGCAACGTCTCCTCCATAATCACAGTCCCATTCTTTGGTGGCTGCGACGACCGCGAAGCCCTCTCCTATGGTGCGCGCATGGCTGAGCATCCCGGCATCAGTCTAGTGGCCGTTCGCTTCTTAATCCACCCAGACGTCCAGGGAGAGGCACCCACCCCTGACTCACACGACAACCCCAACTTCTTATTGGATGAAAACTTCTTAGCTGAATTCAAGCACAATTCATCACTCAACAGCGCGGTCAAATTCGAAGAAAGAGTGGTAAAAAACGCTGCCGAAGCCATGGAAATCATCCGCGAATACCACCGCTGCACCATGTTTGTTGTAGGTCGAATGCCAGAGGGTCATGTCGTTGCTGGATTGAGCCCAaagaccgagttcccggaattgggGCCAGTGGGCAGCTTGCTAACTTCTCCTGGTTTTCCCACAGTAGCATCAGTACTTGTTGTGCAGCAGTATCAACCCGGGTCCTTTCCAAACTCGGAGATTTTCTCCGAGGAGTAG
- the LOC100258622 gene encoding uncharacterized protein At5g41620 isoform X1, which yields MKRGEKSEEEIAEKKENLGVKVRKRVLVGKRAGPSTPSPAWRLGPAQDSIIVNKGASIFSARKLAATLWEIHHFLPLAKMHRGGGGGGPPPPPPLKLRHRHHLHYRDKGLDLPTLLTDPFPTSPDQPASASSLRRHVATTLMQHRRANERNSRALQPVSPASYGSSLEVGPYNPAVTPTSSLDFKGGIGESSYSLKTSTDLLKVLNRIWSLEEQHASNVSLIKALKMELGHARARIKRLLRDQQAERHEIDDLMKQVEDKLLRKSSKEQDRVNSAVQSVRDELENERKLRKHSESLHRKLARELSEVKSSFSNALKELEKERKSRELLEDLCDEFAKGIRDYQQEVHALKQKSDSDWAGRADHDRLILHLSESWLDERMQTKLVETQLGSAENNPILDKLSFEIETFLQAKQMHTSKTNSNMLPREPTKERYLRRNSLESVPLHDAVSAPQDAGDEEASAGSDTNCFELNKPTTSNFKPHGDEPEAHTDRMIKSKKKLVPHERIKGRNPSSLQVKFEEQMARAMACNGNKTTQVVDTDQQRKISEGIPLEASITPKPENCEATEDRSYERKIKHDAIIQEPNLNYDIDSLIRSQYLSSEAGNIRPENDDDCCEASFGNSAWRSHGSPVREWMVKLTSPDLDIPESSSKLAPKENTLKAKLLEARLKGKRSRLKATNTKGSL from the exons AtgaaaagaggagaaaaaagtGAAGAAGAGATAgcagaaaagaaggaaaatttggGGGTAAAGGTGAGAAAGAGGGTGTTGGTGGGGAAAAGAGCGGGGCCTAGTACTCCATCACCAGCATGGAGACTTGGGCCTGCGCAAGATAGCATCATTGTGAATAAAGGAGCTTCTATTTTCTCTGCTAGAAAGCTTGCTGCCACCCTCTGGGAAATTCACCACTTCCTTCCTCTTGCTAAAATGCACaggggtggtggtggtggtggtccTCCTCCCCCTCCTCCTCTTAAACTGCGCCACCGCCACCACCTCCACTACAGGGACAAGGGTCTTGATCTCCCCACCTTACTGACTGACCCTTTTCCTACTTCTCCTGACCAG CCAGCAAGTGCAAGCAGTTTGCGGAGGCATGTTGCAACAACATTGATGCAACATCGTCGAGCAAATGAAAGGAACAGTCGTGCTCTGCAGCCTGTATCTCCTGCAAGTTATGGTAGTTCCTTGGAG GTGGGACCTTATAATCCTGCAGTCACTCCCACCAGTTCTTTAGACTTTAAGGGGGGGATCGGTGAATCAAGTTATAGCCTTAAAACATCAACAGATCTCTTAAAGGTATTGAATCGAATATGGAGCCTGGAAGAGCAGCATGCATCCAATGTATCACTAATCAAAGCACTGAAAATGGAGCTGGGTCATGCTCGTGCCAGGATTAAAAGGTTGCTTCGAGATCAGCAAGCAGAACGGCATGAAATAGATGATTTGATGAAGCAAGTTGAAGATAAACTGCTTAGGAAAAGTAGTAAGGAACAGGACCGAGTCAATTCTGCAGTTCAGTCTGTGAGGGATGAACTGGAGAACGAGAGAAAGTTGAGGAAACACTCAGAAAGCCTGCATCGTAAGTTAGCTCGCGAACTTTCTGAGGtaaaatcttctttttctaaTGCTTTGAAAGAGTTGGAAAAGGAGAGAAAATCACGGGAGTTGTTAGAAGACCTCTGTGATGAGTTTGCTAAGGGAATAAGAGATTACCAACAGGAAGTGCATGCcctaaaacaaaaatctgaCAGTGACTGGGCTGGCAGGGCTGATCACGATCGTTTGATTCTCCATCTTTCTGAATCATGGCTTGATGAACGGATGCAGACAAAGCTAGTAGAAACTCAACTGGGTTCTGCAGAAAATAACCCAATACTGGACAAGTTAAGCTTTGAGATAGAGACATTCCTTCAAGCTAAACAAATGCATACTTCTAAGACTAATAGCAATATGTTGCCAAGAGAACCAACGAAGGAGAGATATCTACGCCGGAATTCTCTAGAATCCGTCCCTCTACATGATGCTGTGAGTGCACCTCAAGATGCAGGTGATGAAGAAGCTTCTGCCGGAAGTGATACAAATTGTTTCGAGCTAAACAAGCCAACCACCAGCAACTTCAAACCACATGGAGATGAACCTGAAGCTCATACTGATAGAATGatcaaatcaaagaaaaagCTTGTCCCCCATGAAAGGATCAAGGGTCGAAATCCATCCAGCTTGCAGGTGAAGTTTGAGGAACAGATGGCTCGGGCCATGGCCTGCAATGGAAACAAGACGACCCAGGTTGTGGACACAGATCAGCAGAGGAAAATCAGTGAAGGGATCCCCttggaagcaagcatcaccccAAAACCTGAAAACTGTGAAGCTACAGAAGACAGATCTTATGAAAGAAAGATTAAACACGATGCAATAATCCAAGAGCCAAACTTAAACTACGATATCGATAGCCTGATAAGGAGCCAGTACTTGTCATCAGAAGCTGGCAACATACGTCCCGAGAATGACGATGACTGCTGTGAAGCTTCCTTTGGTAACTCTGCATGGAGAAGCCATGGAAGTCCAGTCCGAGAATGGATGGTGAAACTGACATCTCCAGATCTTGACATACCTGAGTCTTCTTCAAAATTGGCCCCCAAGGAGAACACATTGAAGGCAAAACTACTTGAAGCAAGACTAAAGGGTAAGCGCTCAAGATTAAAGGCTACAAATACCAAAGGTTCCCTGTAG
- the LOC100258622 gene encoding uncharacterized protein At5g41620 isoform X2 codes for MRILINPLYCSHWVVAVICFGKFSWLPASASSLRRHVATTLMQHRRANERNSRALQPVSPASYGSSLEVGPYNPAVTPTSSLDFKGGIGESSYSLKTSTDLLKVLNRIWSLEEQHASNVSLIKALKMELGHARARIKRLLRDQQAERHEIDDLMKQVEDKLLRKSSKEQDRVNSAVQSVRDELENERKLRKHSESLHRKLARELSEVKSSFSNALKELEKERKSRELLEDLCDEFAKGIRDYQQEVHALKQKSDSDWAGRADHDRLILHLSESWLDERMQTKLVETQLGSAENNPILDKLSFEIETFLQAKQMHTSKTNSNMLPREPTKERYLRRNSLESVPLHDAVSAPQDAGDEEASAGSDTNCFELNKPTTSNFKPHGDEPEAHTDRMIKSKKKLVPHERIKGRNPSSLQVKFEEQMARAMACNGNKTTQVVDTDQQRKISEGIPLEASITPKPENCEATEDRSYERKIKHDAIIQEPNLNYDIDSLIRSQYLSSEAGNIRPENDDDCCEASFGNSAWRSHGSPVREWMVKLTSPDLDIPESSSKLAPKENTLKAKLLEARLKGKRSRLKATNTKGSL; via the exons ATGAGGATTCTGATAAACCCTCTTTATTGTTCTCATTGGGTTGTTGCTGTAATTTGTTTCGGCAAATTTTCATGGCTG CCAGCAAGTGCAAGCAGTTTGCGGAGGCATGTTGCAACAACATTGATGCAACATCGTCGAGCAAATGAAAGGAACAGTCGTGCTCTGCAGCCTGTATCTCCTGCAAGTTATGGTAGTTCCTTGGAG GTGGGACCTTATAATCCTGCAGTCACTCCCACCAGTTCTTTAGACTTTAAGGGGGGGATCGGTGAATCAAGTTATAGCCTTAAAACATCAACAGATCTCTTAAAGGTATTGAATCGAATATGGAGCCTGGAAGAGCAGCATGCATCCAATGTATCACTAATCAAAGCACTGAAAATGGAGCTGGGTCATGCTCGTGCCAGGATTAAAAGGTTGCTTCGAGATCAGCAAGCAGAACGGCATGAAATAGATGATTTGATGAAGCAAGTTGAAGATAAACTGCTTAGGAAAAGTAGTAAGGAACAGGACCGAGTCAATTCTGCAGTTCAGTCTGTGAGGGATGAACTGGAGAACGAGAGAAAGTTGAGGAAACACTCAGAAAGCCTGCATCGTAAGTTAGCTCGCGAACTTTCTGAGGtaaaatcttctttttctaaTGCTTTGAAAGAGTTGGAAAAGGAGAGAAAATCACGGGAGTTGTTAGAAGACCTCTGTGATGAGTTTGCTAAGGGAATAAGAGATTACCAACAGGAAGTGCATGCcctaaaacaaaaatctgaCAGTGACTGGGCTGGCAGGGCTGATCACGATCGTTTGATTCTCCATCTTTCTGAATCATGGCTTGATGAACGGATGCAGACAAAGCTAGTAGAAACTCAACTGGGTTCTGCAGAAAATAACCCAATACTGGACAAGTTAAGCTTTGAGATAGAGACATTCCTTCAAGCTAAACAAATGCATACTTCTAAGACTAATAGCAATATGTTGCCAAGAGAACCAACGAAGGAGAGATATCTACGCCGGAATTCTCTAGAATCCGTCCCTCTACATGATGCTGTGAGTGCACCTCAAGATGCAGGTGATGAAGAAGCTTCTGCCGGAAGTGATACAAATTGTTTCGAGCTAAACAAGCCAACCACCAGCAACTTCAAACCACATGGAGATGAACCTGAAGCTCATACTGATAGAATGatcaaatcaaagaaaaagCTTGTCCCCCATGAAAGGATCAAGGGTCGAAATCCATCCAGCTTGCAGGTGAAGTTTGAGGAACAGATGGCTCGGGCCATGGCCTGCAATGGAAACAAGACGACCCAGGTTGTGGACACAGATCAGCAGAGGAAAATCAGTGAAGGGATCCCCttggaagcaagcatcaccccAAAACCTGAAAACTGTGAAGCTACAGAAGACAGATCTTATGAAAGAAAGATTAAACACGATGCAATAATCCAAGAGCCAAACTTAAACTACGATATCGATAGCCTGATAAGGAGCCAGTACTTGTCATCAGAAGCTGGCAACATACGTCCCGAGAATGACGATGACTGCTGTGAAGCTTCCTTTGGTAACTCTGCATGGAGAAGCCATGGAAGTCCAGTCCGAGAATGGATGGTGAAACTGACATCTCCAGATCTTGACATACCTGAGTCTTCTTCAAAATTGGCCCCCAAGGAGAACACATTGAAGGCAAAACTACTTGAAGCAAGACTAAAGGGTAAGCGCTCAAGATTAAAGGCTACAAATACCAAAGGTTCCCTGTAG